Proteins from a genomic interval of Lacticaseibacillus pabuli:
- a CDS encoding KUP/HAK/KT family potassium transporter, with protein MAQLKTQKSEMHHKLTLAGLLITLGVVYGDIGTSPLYVMKSIVAGNGGFANIDHDFLVGSVSLVFWTLMIITTLKYVVIALRADNHGEGGIFALYTLVRHRAKWLAVPALIGGATLLADGMLTPAVTVTTAIEGLKGIAINGSVWLHTQDEVIIITIVIISVLFFIQRFGTEIIGRAFGPIMTVWFVFLGVLGFMSLTKDWSMLAALNPYYAVHMLFSPANKMGIFILGSIFLATTGAEALYSDMGHVGRPNIYFSWPFVNVALLLNYLGQAVWIDQHRMLPSVQGMADPNPFFDMMPQSVHLFGIALATLAAIIASQALISGSYTLVSEAIKLRFLPRMRIVYPTRFKGQLYIPGVNNLLWVVCIAVIVYFQTSAHMEAAYGLAITVTMLMTTILLYEYLRTRNVPRVLSGLVLVFFASIELVFFIASVAKFMHGGYVTALIAAAILAVMVIWYMGRVLRDDNSYTREMVSLLAYKEQLNELHNDSNYPRYSDNLVYLTETGADGFVKKDLVYSILDKRPKRADVYWFVTVNVTDEPYTAEYHTDTFGTDYMVNVQLYLGFRMDQQVNLFLRQVVTDLMKSGELKEQPQRYTTMPGRDVGDFSFVLVQEELSPRTRINGFAKTMIRARLFIQKMTVSPARWFGLEYSDVVTERVPLVLGRTHVTHLKRI; from the coding sequence ATGGCACAGCTGAAAACGCAGAAGAGCGAGATGCACCACAAGCTAACACTCGCTGGTTTGTTAATAACGCTAGGGGTCGTGTATGGGGACATCGGGACCAGTCCACTATACGTGATGAAATCCATTGTTGCTGGGAACGGCGGCTTTGCGAACATTGACCACGATTTTTTGGTTGGCTCAGTTTCACTGGTGTTTTGGACCTTAATGATTATTACCACACTCAAGTACGTGGTCATCGCGCTACGAGCCGATAACCACGGTGAGGGCGGGATTTTTGCACTTTATACCTTGGTGCGCCACCGTGCCAAGTGGCTAGCGGTGCCGGCACTGATTGGTGGGGCAACCTTGCTTGCCGATGGGATGCTGACGCCAGCCGTGACCGTTACGACGGCTATCGAAGGGCTGAAGGGTATTGCCATCAATGGAAGTGTCTGGCTGCATACGCAAGATGAAGTCATCATCATCACCATTGTCATCATTTCGGTGCTGTTCTTCATTCAACGTTTTGGGACGGAAATCATTGGTCGGGCGTTTGGCCCAATTATGACGGTGTGGTTTGTATTCCTCGGCGTTCTCGGCTTCATGAGTCTGACCAAGGACTGGTCAATGCTTGCTGCGCTCAACCCATACTATGCGGTGCACATGCTGTTTTCACCAGCCAACAAGATGGGCATCTTCATCCTGGGGTCCATCTTCCTGGCAACAACTGGTGCCGAGGCTTTGTACTCTGACATGGGCCACGTGGGGCGGCCCAACATCTACTTCAGCTGGCCGTTCGTCAACGTGGCACTACTACTGAACTACTTGGGCCAGGCGGTCTGGATTGATCAGCACCGGATGCTACCTAGCGTGCAGGGCATGGCAGACCCCAACCCATTCTTTGACATGATGCCCCAATCCGTGCACCTGTTTGGGATTGCCCTCGCCACGCTGGCGGCCATCATTGCCAGTCAGGCGTTGATTTCTGGTTCCTACACCTTGGTTTCTGAAGCCATCAAGTTACGGTTCCTGCCGCGGATGCGCATCGTTTACCCAACGCGGTTCAAGGGACAACTCTACATTCCGGGTGTGAACAACTTGTTGTGGGTCGTCTGCATTGCCGTCATTGTCTACTTCCAGACTTCCGCTCACATGGAAGCCGCTTACGGTTTGGCAATTACGGTGACGATGCTGATGACGACGATTTTACTGTACGAATACCTGCGCACCCGCAATGTACCGCGTGTTCTGTCAGGCCTCGTGCTCGTCTTCTTTGCTTCGATTGAACTCGTCTTCTTCATCGCTAGTGTTGCTAAGTTCATGCATGGTGGGTATGTCACCGCGCTGATCGCGGCAGCTATCCTGGCTGTCATGGTGATTTGGTACATGGGCCGTGTTCTGCGCGACGACAACTCGTACACACGCGAAATGGTGTCCTTACTGGCTTACAAAGAGCAACTGAACGAATTGCACAATGATTCGAACTATCCGCGTTACTCAGACAACCTGGTTTACCTGACCGAAACTGGCGCGGATGGGTTCGTGAAGAAGGATCTGGTTTACTCCATCCTGGATAAACGACCAAAGCGGGCGGATGTATACTGGTTCGTTACGGTCAACGTGACCGATGAGCCATACACCGCGGAATACCATACGGATACTTTCGGTACGGACTACATGGTGAACGTGCAGCTGTATTTGGGCTTCCGGATGGATCAGCAAGTTAACCTGTTCCTGCGGCAAGTGGTCACGGATCTCATGAAGTCCGGCGAACTGAAAGAACAACCGCAGCGTTACACAACCATGCCTGGTCGTGATGTCGGTGACTTCTCCTTCGTTCTGGTTCAAGAGGAGCTTTCACCGCGGACGCGGATTAACGGTTTTGCTAAGACCATGATTCGGGCACGTCTCTTCATCCAGAAGATGACCGTCAGCCCGGCCCGGTGGTTTGGCCTTGAATATTCGGACGTTGTCACCGAACGCGTGCCGCTCGTACTGGGACGTACACACGTGACACATTTGAAGCGAATCTAA
- a CDS encoding threonine/serine ThrE exporter family protein → MTNADEAAQTKRIHVSAKHHMTIHWHRFVENDSLPVLQTSLKVRSTIVGRIGIMMLECGTGAWRVREGMDKVARALGLTCSTDVGLNSINYTCFSKGHHYSQTLALPSTGVNTDKLHALEDYSDHFATEHLNLTAQEIHNELDQIRDKPANYNALVAGIASAFACGAFVFLLGGSWVEMICAFFGAGVGHYSRRIMGKYKITLFAKTALSVALACIVYLLAFRILELTLHVASAHEAGYIGAMLFVIPGFPLITSGLDIFKSDMRSGLERLTSAVTVIAIATIAGWFVAMAVHLRPENFLPQNLSFWAVLVLRIIASFVGVFGFSMMFNSPPKMAALAGTAGAVANTLRLELADFKTPAALAAFVGALVAGLLASYFFVKFGLPRISLTVPAIVIMVPGLYMYRAVYNLGINNFTVGGSWLIKAIMMVVALPLGLATARVLTDKQWRKTN, encoded by the coding sequence ATGACAAACGCCGATGAGGCCGCTCAAACCAAGCGGATTCACGTCTCCGCCAAACATCACATGACCATTCACTGGCACCGATTCGTTGAAAACGACTCGCTGCCGGTCCTACAAACGAGTCTCAAGGTTCGCTCCACCATCGTCGGCCGGATCGGCATCATGATGTTGGAATGTGGCACCGGGGCTTGGCGTGTCCGCGAAGGCATGGACAAGGTCGCACGCGCCCTGGGCCTGACCTGTTCCACGGACGTTGGCCTCAACAGTATTAACTACACCTGCTTCAGCAAGGGGCACCATTATTCACAAACCCTTGCGTTGCCAAGTACAGGGGTCAACACGGATAAGCTGCACGCCCTTGAAGACTACAGCGATCACTTTGCAACGGAGCACCTGAACTTGACCGCTCAGGAAATTCACAACGAGCTGGATCAAATCCGGGACAAGCCTGCCAACTACAACGCGCTAGTCGCTGGCATTGCGTCCGCCTTCGCGTGTGGCGCCTTCGTTTTTCTGCTCGGCGGTAGCTGGGTTGAAATGATCTGTGCCTTCTTCGGTGCTGGTGTGGGTCACTACTCCCGTCGCATCATGGGAAAGTACAAGATTACGCTCTTTGCCAAGACTGCCTTGTCCGTTGCGCTGGCCTGCATTGTTTACCTGTTGGCCTTCCGCATCCTCGAACTCACCTTGCACGTGGCGTCGGCGCATGAGGCGGGCTACATTGGGGCGATGCTCTTCGTCATTCCTGGGTTTCCGCTCATCACCAGCGGCCTGGATATTTTCAAATCCGACATGCGTTCCGGTCTCGAGCGTCTGACTTCCGCGGTAACAGTGATTGCCATTGCGACCATCGCCGGTTGGTTCGTCGCCATGGCGGTTCACTTGCGTCCCGAAAACTTCTTACCCCAAAACCTCAGTTTCTGGGCCGTCCTGGTGCTCCGAATAATTGCAAGTTTCGTCGGGGTCTTCGGCTTCTCCATGATGTTCAACAGCCCACCAAAGATGGCGGCACTCGCCGGCACTGCAGGCGCGGTGGCAAACACCTTGCGTTTAGAGCTCGCTGACTTCAAGACACCGGCCGCTCTAGCCGCCTTCGTGGGTGCACTGGTCGCTGGCCTGCTCGCCTCCTACTTCTTCGTTAAGTTCGGCCTGCCGCGGATTTCGCTAACGGTTCCGGCAATTGTCATCATGGTGCCCGGTCTTTATATGTACCGTGCCGTGTATAACCTGGGCATCAACAACTTCACCGTTGGCGGTTCCTGGTTGATCAAAGCCATCATGATGGTCGTCGCATTGCCTCTGGGTCTCGCCACGGCGCGAGTGCTCACGGATAAGCAATGGCGCAAAACAAATTAA